In the genome of Flavobacteriales bacterium, one region contains:
- the recJ gene encoding single-stranded-DNA-specific exonuclease RecJ codes for MEMRWVFKEAADQGTQQRLSQELNISPLLSGLLVQRGITTFEDAREFFRPSLEHLHDPFLMAGMQAATNRLVQAIEKEEKILIYGDYDVDGTTSVALVYSFLKDFHPHIDYYIPDRYTEGYGISEQGVRWAAEHNFNLIIALDCGIKAIEKVKLATSLGVDFIICDHHRPGDTWPDAVAVLDPKRPDCNYPYKELSGCGVGLKLMQALSSQLDIPAARWESLLDLAAISICADIVPVTGENRVLCHFGLKLLNASTRPGIRALLELNQLNKTITVNEVVFVIAPRINAAGRMESGRKAVELLITEDIQAAMEPGTRIHTHNTERVQVDRAMTREALDMISREANLIQRKTTVLFNPEWHKGVIGIVASRLIETYYRPTILLTESNGKATGSARSVKGFDVYEAIEACSDLLEQFGGHMYAAGLTLKLENVEAFTARFEEVVSSRIDLTLLIPQIEVDAEIDFPDITPKMYGILEQFAPFGPGNMAPVFVTRNVLDRGYAKRVGKEQTHLKCDLHQALHPTVRFPAIGFGQGDAIDWLRQGVPVDVCYTVDENEWNGKTSLQLVLKDVKVSGTRKSIAT; via the coding sequence ATGGAAATGCGATGGGTATTCAAAGAAGCCGCCGATCAAGGCACTCAACAACGATTGTCGCAGGAGCTGAACATCAGTCCGCTCTTGTCCGGCCTGCTCGTCCAGCGCGGCATCACCACCTTTGAAGATGCCAGGGAATTTTTCCGCCCTTCCCTCGAACACCTGCACGATCCGTTTCTCATGGCCGGTATGCAAGCCGCAACGAACCGGCTGGTGCAGGCCATTGAGAAGGAAGAAAAGATTTTGATCTACGGCGATTATGATGTGGACGGCACCACATCGGTGGCGCTGGTGTACAGTTTCCTGAAAGATTTCCACCCGCATATCGACTACTACATCCCCGACCGGTACACCGAAGGATACGGCATCTCCGAACAAGGGGTGCGTTGGGCGGCGGAGCACAACTTCAACCTTATCATCGCACTCGATTGCGGCATCAAGGCGATTGAAAAAGTAAAGCTCGCCACATCACTCGGCGTCGACTTCATCATCTGCGACCACCACCGTCCGGGCGACACATGGCCCGACGCCGTGGCCGTGCTGGATCCGAAACGCCCCGACTGCAACTACCCCTACAAGGAACTGTCGGGATGCGGGGTCGGACTCAAACTGATGCAGGCCCTAAGCAGCCAGCTAGACATACCCGCAGCCAGGTGGGAGTCGCTGCTGGACCTGGCTGCCATCTCTATCTGTGCAGACATTGTACCCGTGACCGGAGAAAACCGCGTGCTGTGCCATTTCGGACTGAAACTCCTCAACGCATCCACACGCCCCGGCATACGCGCCCTGCTGGAACTGAACCAACTCAACAAAACCATCACCGTGAATGAGGTGGTGTTCGTGATCGCACCACGCATCAATGCCGCCGGACGGATGGAAAGCGGACGTAAGGCGGTGGAACTCCTGATCACGGAAGACATTCAGGCCGCCATGGAACCGGGCACGCGTATCCACACACACAACACCGAACGTGTGCAGGTGGACAGGGCGATGACCCGCGAAGCGCTGGACATGATCAGCAGGGAAGCCAACCTGATCCAACGAAAAACCACCGTGCTGTTCAACCCCGAATGGCACAAAGGCGTGATCGGCATCGTGGCTTCGCGACTGATCGAAACGTATTACAGGCCCACCATCCTGCTGACTGAATCCAATGGCAAGGCTACCGGATCAGCGCGGTCTGTGAAAGGCTTTGATGTGTATGAGGCCATCGAGGCATGCAGCGATCTGCTGGAGCAATTCGGCGGACATATGTATGCGGCAGGGCTCACCCTGAAACTGGAAAACGTGGAAGCGTTCACCGCCCGGTTCGAGGAAGTGGTCAGCAGCCGCATAGACCTAACTTTGCTGATACCACAGATCGAGGTGGATGCCGAGATCGACTTCCCTGACATCACACCCAAGATGTATGGGATCCTGGAACAGTTCGCACCGTTCGGTCCGGGCAACATGGCACCGGTGTTCGTCACACGGAACGTGCTGGATCGCGGCTATGCCAAACGTGTGGGCAAGGAACAAACCCACCTGAAGTGCGACCTGCATCAGGCGCTGCACCCCACCGTTCGCTTCCCCGCCATCGGCTTCGGCCAGGGGGATGCGATCGACTGGCTCCGTCAGGGCGTGCCGGTGGATGTGTGCTACACGGTGGATGAGAACGAATGGAACGGAAAGACGAGCTTGCAGCTGGTGCTGAAGGATGTGAAGGTTTCCGGTACTAGAAAAAGCATTGCTACCTGA
- the arr gene encoding NAD(+)--rifampin ADP-ribosyltransferase, translating into MEFNPSNPIVQRCLQGMAMEENGKPDEAGQLFGQAWEEATNDFEKFLAAHFVARHQKNMSDQLKWLETALELALKINDPGVMAALPSLYANVARCYEDLGDAEYAKKNKELALRHQHHPSDKGPFYHGTRADLQVGDLLTPGGRSNYKPDIIMNHIYFSALVNGAGLAAALAQGDGRERVYVVEPTGEFENDPNVTDKKFPGNPTRSYRTDTPLKIVGEVTDWVKQTPEQIQQWRDKLAKNKGEIIN; encoded by the coding sequence ATGGAATTCAACCCCTCCAACCCCATTGTTCAACGTTGCCTACAGGGCATGGCCATGGAAGAAAACGGTAAACCGGATGAAGCTGGTCAACTGTTCGGTCAGGCCTGGGAGGAAGCCACCAATGACTTTGAAAAATTCCTTGCCGCCCATTTCGTGGCCCGGCACCAGAAAAACATGTCCGACCAATTGAAGTGGCTGGAAACCGCCCTGGAGCTCGCACTGAAAATAAACGACCCGGGTGTGATGGCAGCACTTCCTTCTCTATATGCAAACGTTGCCAGATGTTATGAAGACCTCGGCGACGCGGAGTACGCGAAAAAGAACAAGGAACTGGCCCTACGGCATCAACACCATCCGTCCGACAAAGGTCCGTTTTACCACGGCACCCGAGCCGATCTGCAGGTGGGTGATTTGCTGACACCGGGTGGCCGCTCCAACTACAAACCCGACATCATCATGAACCATATCTATTTCTCCGCCCTGGTGAACGGGGCCGGACTGGCAGCTGCACTGGCCCAGGGAGACGGACGTGAACGCGTGTATGTGGTTGAACCGACAGGGGAATTTGAAAACGACCCGAACGTGACCGACAAAAAATTTCCGGGCAATCCCACCCGCTCCTATCGCACCGATACACCGTTGAAAATCGTTGGGGAGGTAACGGACTGGGTGAAACAAACGCCCGAACAAATACAGCAGTGGCGCGACAAACTCGCAAAGAACAAAGGAGAAATCATCAATTGA
- a CDS encoding outer membrane beta-barrel protein, with product MSNRWFTLNRFIKPVFLMLFLSLFVQAFAQDNNAKNVRVPKWLMGVTLAPNSYYLSYSLSNNLQSRPRIGYTTGLNIHNVNSRFGLDVGVYYSRNSRCLYMSPVDSTVFRFSSFGLTPLISEGATAVKLIDIFHCFSLPVKITYRLGGDEVRITASAGLVPQLQKLVASKSQIQFQQKPTEKNRGNKLGYASDFGMSALASLNWIYQLNDRLHLGVEPTFSYGFEDILNRPIVEHQIQVVLNMTCYFILR from the coding sequence ATGTCTAACCGGTGGTTCACCCTTAATAGGTTCATAAAACCGGTATTTTTAATGCTATTCCTATCGTTATTCGTTCAGGCATTTGCCCAAGACAACAACGCTAAAAATGTGAGAGTACCCAAATGGCTTATGGGAGTGACCTTGGCGCCCAACTCATATTATTTATCATATTCGCTCAGTAACAACCTTCAAAGCCGGCCAAGGATCGGATATACAACCGGCCTGAACATACACAATGTTAACTCCCGGTTCGGCTTGGACGTTGGAGTTTATTATTCACGCAATTCACGCTGCTTGTATATGTCACCAGTGGATTCGACCGTATTCAGGTTTTCATCTTTTGGTCTTACGCCCCTTATTTCAGAAGGTGCAACTGCAGTAAAACTTATAGATATATTTCATTGTTTCAGCTTACCGGTGAAGATCACTTATAGGTTAGGAGGGGATGAGGTCCGAATAACAGCCAGTGCAGGTCTTGTTCCTCAATTGCAGAAACTTGTCGCTAGTAAATCCCAAATACAATTCCAGCAGAAACCTACCGAAAAGAATCGCGGGAATAAATTAGGATATGCCAGTGATTTTGGGATGTCCGCTTTGGCAAGTCTCAATTGGATATACCAATTGAATGATCGTTTGCATCTGGGTGTTGAGCCAACCTTCAGCTATGGATTTGAGGATATTCTGAACCGACCTATTGTTGAACACCAAATACAGGTGGTATTGAATATGACATGTTACTTTATACTCAGGTAG
- the kynU gene encoding kynureninase, with the protein MHLTETYQPTKDFAAEMDATDPLRAFRDQFYIPTKNGTHIAYFCGNSLGLQPKTAEAHIHEVLNSWKTLAVDGHFRGDNPWMTYHEQMAAPLARIVGAQPSEVTVMNTLTVNLHLLMVSFYRPTKQRYKIMIEEGAFPSDQYAVKSQLRFHGFDDKEGLIELKRTAGDILKTEDILQCIDDHKDEIALILLGGINYYTGQVFDMEAITRKGHEAGCVVGLDLAHAAGNVPLNLHAWDVDFAAWCTYKYLNSGPGGISACYVHERYSKRTDIPRFEGWWGHEKATRFLMGPDFVPEAGADGWQTGNLPIMLLASLKASLEIFDRATLPALREKSLRLTGYLEYLLEQIPDERVQVITPKDPAQRGCQLSIRVKGPGKKLFYALEEKGILGDWREPDVIRISPVPLYNSFGDVFYFTETLKEVLTLM; encoded by the coding sequence ATGCACCTGACCGAAACCTACCAACCCACGAAAGACTTCGCCGCCGAAATGGACGCGACCGATCCGCTGCGTGCTTTCCGCGACCAATTTTACATTCCTACCAAAAACGGAACACACATCGCCTACTTCTGCGGGAATTCACTCGGCCTGCAACCCAAAACCGCCGAAGCCCACATCCATGAAGTGCTGAACAGCTGGAAGACACTCGCGGTCGACGGGCACTTCCGCGGCGACAACCCCTGGATGACCTACCACGAACAAATGGCCGCACCCCTCGCCCGCATCGTGGGCGCCCAACCTTCCGAGGTGACCGTGATGAACACGCTCACCGTGAACCTGCACCTGCTGATGGTATCTTTCTACCGCCCCACAAAACAGCGTTACAAGATCATGATCGAGGAAGGCGCCTTCCCCTCCGACCAGTATGCGGTGAAGTCGCAACTGCGCTTTCACGGATTCGATGACAAGGAAGGACTGATCGAACTGAAACGAACTGCGGGTGACATCCTCAAAACCGAAGACATCCTCCAATGCATCGACGACCACAAAGACGAGATCGCACTCATCCTGCTGGGCGGCATCAACTATTACACCGGACAGGTGTTCGACATGGAGGCCATCACCCGCAAAGGCCACGAGGCGGGCTGTGTGGTGGGGCTCGATCTGGCCCACGCCGCCGGCAATGTGCCCCTCAACCTGCATGCATGGGATGTGGACTTCGCCGCATGGTGTACCTACAAGTACCTGAACTCCGGACCGGGCGGCATCAGCGCATGCTACGTGCATGAACGCTACAGCAAACGCACCGACATCCCCCGCTTCGAAGGCTGGTGGGGGCATGAAAAGGCCACCCGTTTCCTGATGGGTCCCGACTTCGTTCCTGAGGCTGGCGCCGACGGCTGGCAAACGGGCAACCTGCCCATCATGCTGCTGGCCAGTCTGAAGGCCTCCCTGGAGATTTTCGACCGAGCCACGCTGCCGGCACTTCGCGAAAAATCCCTCCGGCTTACCGGCTACCTAGAGTACCTGCTGGAACAGATCCCGGATGAACGGGTGCAGGTGATCACCCCGAAAGACCCCGCGCAACGCGGCTGCCAGTTGTCGATCCGCGTGAAAGGCCCGGGCAAGAAGTTGTTTTATGCGCTGGAAGAAAAGGGCATCCTGGGCGACTGGCGCGAACCTGACGTGATCCGCATCTCGCCGGTGCCGTTGTACAACAGCTTCGGGGATGTGTTCTATTTCACGGAAACGCTGAAGGAAGTGCTGACCTTGATGTGA
- a CDS encoding alkylphosphonate utilization protein produces the protein MSDEMKTCPQCKSPYGYASGDAMYTCPECSNEWNPDEAQNGDVTKVLDANGNELQNGDSVIIIKNLPVKGAPKPIKAGTKVKNIRLTDGDHNIDCKVDGFGSMALKSEFVRKA, from the coding sequence ATGTCAGATGAAATGAAAACCTGTCCCCAGTGCAAATCACCTTATGGCTATGCATCCGGGGACGCAATGTATACCTGTCCGGAATGCAGCAACGAATGGAATCCGGATGAAGCACAGAACGGCGATGTAACCAAAGTACTTGATGCCAACGGCAACGAACTGCAGAATGGCGACAGCGTGATCATCATCAAAAACCTGCCGGTTAAAGGCGCACCCAAACCCATCAAGGCCGGCACGAAAGTGAAAAACATCCGGCTCACCGACGGCGACCACAACATCGATTGCAAGGTGGATGGCTTCGGCTCGATGGCGTTGAAATCGGAGTTTGTGCGGAAAGCATAG
- a CDS encoding DUF4386 domain-containing protein — protein sequence MKSTMNQKQLSRLTGIALVVMAVAAAMSMGMVFAPVFEMTPDQFAQHLPRLKMPLFFGILGWVVILMCDLFVSWGLYELYAVKDEGKSKAMGLFRLIYSLILMMGIVQLIRAVALPSGDADTTYDLIQSFQSIWQFGLIVFGVHLLLLAGLVCEKKTILQIIGMLLFVAGIGYVVSNMADLFIADYESIRSRVEAVFVLPMILGELGLAVWLLVRGGREVSFPKKQCVSGSC from the coding sequence ATGAAAAGTACAATGAACCAAAAGCAATTATCCCGGCTAACGGGAATCGCCCTGGTCGTGATGGCCGTTGCAGCTGCGATGTCGATGGGAATGGTCTTCGCGCCGGTTTTTGAGATGACTCCGGACCAGTTTGCCCAACACTTGCCCCGGTTGAAGATGCCGCTCTTCTTCGGTATTTTGGGTTGGGTGGTTATTCTGATGTGCGACCTGTTTGTCAGCTGGGGGCTTTACGAACTGTATGCGGTAAAAGATGAGGGCAAGTCGAAAGCCATGGGGCTTTTCAGGTTGATATACTCGCTCATTCTCATGATGGGTATCGTACAGCTGATCCGGGCTGTGGCATTGCCATCAGGTGATGCAGACACAACCTATGATCTTATACAAAGCTTTCAATCCATCTGGCAGTTCGGGTTGATTGTTTTCGGTGTGCATCTCCTGTTGCTGGCAGGATTGGTGTGTGAGAAGAAAACCATCCTGCAGATCATTGGCATGCTCCTGTTTGTTGCGGGCATCGGATATGTTGTGAGCAACATGGCGGATTTGTTTATAGCCGACTACGAATCCATCCGTTCCCGCGTGGAGGCTGTTTTTGTTTTGCCAATGATATTGGGAGAACTCGGACTGGCGGTTTGGTTGCTGGTAAGGGGCGGCAGGGAAGTCAGTTTCCCGAAGAAACAATGCGTTTCCGGATCCTGCTGA
- a CDS encoding Crp/Fnr family transcriptional regulator: MDKDRPAKQQLISFLSSFPSLERAEVLQLADMIPVIAPSKGTILIKAGEVPGECYYVLKGLVRQYQFIDGTERTTEFYTEANGTVSSTHYTEQTPSGFYLECMEDCLLIAGTMELQEAHFEQFPALLDITKQMLESDLNKAKDQFSKFILSSPRERYLHFMETRPDLLNRVPLHQIASYLGMTPESLSRIRKRIVSSGN, from the coding sequence ATGGACAAAGACCGGCCGGCAAAACAACAATTGATCAGCTTTCTCTCCAGCTTCCCAAGCCTTGAACGTGCGGAGGTCCTTCAACTGGCGGATATGATCCCCGTGATCGCACCTAGCAAAGGAACCATCTTGATCAAAGCAGGAGAAGTTCCGGGCGAATGTTACTATGTATTGAAGGGCCTTGTGCGTCAATACCAATTCATCGATGGCACGGAACGTACGACGGAGTTTTATACCGAGGCCAACGGCACCGTTTCTTCTACCCATTACACGGAGCAAACACCTTCCGGGTTCTACCTGGAATGCATGGAAGATTGTTTGCTGATCGCAGGTACCATGGAGTTACAGGAGGCGCATTTTGAACAGTTTCCAGCCTTACTGGACATCACCAAACAGATGCTTGAAAGCGATCTGAACAAGGCCAAGGACCAGTTTTCCAAATTCATTCTTTCCTCGCCCAGGGAACGATACCTGCATTTCATGGAAACACGCCCGGACCTCCTGAACCGCGTTCCGTTGCATCAGATCGCCAGCTACCTGGGCATGACGCCCGAATCGCTCAGCAGGATCCGGAAACGCATTGTTTCTTCGGGAAACTGA
- a CDS encoding T9SS type A sorting domain-containing protein, which yields MRKVKSFLIVLMTTGTIVANAASISGPACVSEFDLNINYTCNGASGLGYTANYFEWHAPSNGYFGSKTTPSQTTTTTTNKVDVKFGQYGSGTLICYYSYKEVVKGQVNIIPLGSVSYSIATKLAFKLDSWSGNPSPPNPGTYTYSIQAVPGATSYTWHLPSGWTGSSTTNSINATAGLNANSGFILITANGVSMCDNTANYYVTVDENCWASSNLFGPAIKKMNGFDVNNGWGDARLERRVADVNADGKADIIGFGYDGVYVSKSNGSTFGSTAKWVTGFDVNNGWGDERLLRLVADVNGDRKADIVGFGYDGVYVSLSSGSSFGPASKWLSGFDVNNGWGDSRLPRFIVDVNGDKKGDIVGFAYDGVYVSLSNGSSFGPASKWLSGFDVNNGWGDSRLTRRMADVNADGKADIIGFGYDGVYVSLSKGSYFGPAYKWRSGFDVNNGWGAPEKPRFVADVDGCKKASIVAFYYCGVHVSRSTGSSFNGDELAIKGFGTDQGWGDSRLLRELGDFNGDGEADIFGFGYDGVYVSITQSPIGCAQVPGRAVSAIGKTSGESFESDKNQVQVYPNPTNGITILRGDILAGSSLEVIDATGKVVYLIDVAEQNETSVDLSALPKGLYFLRIQNKDAVIQKKIMLL from the coding sequence ATGAGAAAAGTTAAATCATTTCTGATCGTTCTAATGACAACCGGAACGATTGTAGCAAATGCTGCCAGCATTTCAGGACCCGCGTGTGTTAGTGAATTTGATCTCAACATCAATTACACTTGCAATGGAGCCAGCGGGTTGGGGTACACAGCCAACTACTTTGAGTGGCACGCTCCTTCCAATGGCTATTTCGGCTCAAAAACCACCCCTTCCCAGACGACAACCACAACAACCAATAAAGTTGACGTAAAATTCGGGCAATATGGTTCTGGAACGCTCATCTGTTACTATTCTTACAAAGAAGTTGTAAAAGGCCAGGTGAATATCATACCCCTAGGTTCGGTGAGTTATAGCATTGCAACCAAACTGGCATTCAAACTTGATTCATGGAGCGGGAATCCGAGTCCACCTAACCCCGGAACATACACGTATTCCATTCAGGCTGTCCCCGGAGCAACTTCTTATACATGGCATCTTCCAAGTGGTTGGACCGGATCCAGCACGACCAATTCCATTAATGCTACTGCAGGTCTGAATGCCAATTCCGGATTTATTCTCATAACCGCTAATGGTGTTTCAATGTGTGATAACACTGCCAACTACTATGTTACAGTAGATGAAAATTGCTGGGCAAGCAGCAACCTTTTCGGACCTGCCATCAAAAAGATGAATGGCTTTGATGTGAACAATGGATGGGGTGACGCGAGATTGGAACGCCGGGTAGCAGATGTTAACGCAGACGGAAAAGCGGATATCATCGGGTTTGGTTATGACGGTGTATACGTTTCCAAATCCAATGGTAGCACCTTTGGATCCACTGCCAAATGGGTAACAGGCTTTGATGTAAACAATGGATGGGGTGATGAACGTTTGCTGAGATTGGTAGCCGACGTAAACGGTGATAGAAAGGCCGATATCGTTGGCTTCGGATACGATGGCGTATACGTGTCACTCTCCAGCGGATCATCTTTCGGTCCGGCATCCAAATGGTTGTCTGGATTCGATGTGAACAACGGATGGGGTGACAGCCGACTGCCCAGGTTCATTGTTGATGTGAACGGTGATAAAAAAGGCGATATCGTCGGGTTTGCATACGATGGCGTATATGTGTCGCTATCCAATGGATCATCTTTCGGTCCGGCATCCAAATGGTTGTCTGGTTTCGACGTGAACAACGGATGGGGTGATTCCAGGCTTACCCGAAGAATGGCAGATGTAAATGCGGACGGCAAAGCTGATATTATCGGCTTCGGATACGACGGCGTATACGTTTCACTTTCCAAAGGCTCCTACTTCGGTCCGGCATACAAATGGAGGTCCGGTTTTGATGTAAACAACGGGTGGGGCGCTCCTGAAAAACCAAGATTTGTGGCCGATGTGGACGGGTGTAAAAAAGCCTCCATCGTTGCTTTCTACTATTGTGGCGTTCATGTTTCCAGATCCACAGGCTCCAGTTTCAACGGTGATGAACTGGCCATCAAAGGCTTTGGTACCGACCAAGGATGGGGGGACTCCCGTCTGTTAAGGGAATTGGGAGACTTTAATGGTGATGGCGAAGCTGACATCTTTGGATTCGGATACGATGGCGTATACGTGTCCATCACACAAAGTCCGATTGGTTGCGCACAGGTACCGGGTCGCGCGGTCAGTGCAATTGGAAAAACATCCGGTGAATCATTTGAATCTGATAAGAACCAAGTGCAGGTATATCCCAACCCAACGAACGGAATAACTATCCTTCGCGGCGATATTCTGGCCGGTTCTTCCCTAGAAGTAATCGATGCAACCGGCAAAGTGGTTTATCTCATAGATGTGGCTGAACAAAACGAAACCAGTGTTGACCTATCTGCTCTTCCAAAAGGTCTATACTTTCTTCGTATTCAAAACAAGGACGCTGTGATTCAGAAGAAAATCATGTTGCTTTAA
- a CDS encoding class I SAM-dependent methyltransferase: MNQATDNWSSSNPYEYFMGRWSRRMAPVFLDWLKPSPDLNWLDLGCGTGALSETILAHGRPARLICTDPSQDFLQQTQERLAGKADFAVGNAGAIPVDSNTVDVLVSGLALNFFPDLPAALAEMKRVVKPGGTIAAYVWDYAGRMDFLRIFWDIACELHPEACHLDEGIRFPICHADRLEGAFREAGLTEISTAHLDVNTVFENFEDYWNPFLSKQGPAPGFVATLSDHQKEALREALYTKLHSRKDARISLLARAIAVKGINN, translated from the coding sequence ATGAACCAAGCCACCGACAACTGGAGCAGCAGCAACCCCTATGAATATTTCATGGGAAGATGGAGCCGCCGCATGGCACCCGTTTTTCTGGACTGGCTGAAGCCCTCTCCCGACTTGAATTGGCTGGACCTGGGTTGCGGAACCGGTGCGTTGAGCGAAACCATCCTTGCGCATGGCCGACCGGCCCGTTTGATCTGCACGGATCCATCGCAGGATTTTCTTCAGCAAACACAAGAAAGGCTGGCTGGTAAAGCAGATTTTGCCGTGGGCAATGCCGGTGCTATTCCTGTGGATAGTAACACAGTGGATGTGCTGGTGTCCGGACTCGCGCTGAACTTTTTTCCTGACCTGCCCGCAGCACTTGCTGAAATGAAACGGGTAGTGAAACCGGGAGGCACCATTGCCGCCTATGTGTGGGACTATGCCGGCCGGATGGATTTTCTTCGAATCTTCTGGGACATCGCCTGTGAACTTCACCCGGAAGCATGCCACCTGGATGAAGGCATCCGTTTCCCCATCTGCCACGCTGATCGGTTGGAAGGCGCTTTCCGGGAAGCAGGGTTGACTGAAATAAGTACGGCTCATCTCGACGTGAATACCGTATTTGAAAATTTTGAGGATTACTGGAATCCCTTTTTAAGCAAACAGGGGCCTGCACCCGGTTTCGTCGCTACGTTATCAGATCACCAAAAAGAGGCGTTGAGAGAAGCGCTTTACACCAAGCTGCATTCGCGTAAGGATGCTCGCATCTCGTTGCTTGCCCGGGCGATTGCGGTGAAAGGAATAAACAATTAA